TGGATACTACATAACCATCATAATAATTGCttgagacttcttcgaaagataAAATACAGtgcttcatttcttaaaaatcGTACTGTTGTGGTAAACCCTTTCATTTATTGCTCCATGTACGATTCTTGAGCAGTGGAAAAgaggagcaataataataataataataatattgcgaAATAACAAGAAATTGGAGGCGGCAgtgtttctggagagagagagtgtgtgtgtgtacaaacaaacGAAGTTAAATTGATTTAATATGTGCTTGTATGCTTGTGTATTTTCTCCAAACCAAATTCTAACAAGAATTTGCACAAGCGGGATTCGAAATACTAAATAATTTTGTCAGCTCGTAAGTCTTCACACTGTAAGACATATATTACGCTCCAGAATTTCCAAGCTGTCATATTTGCTAATAGTATATTATTTccggaaatataaaatttcttttgcgAGGAAATATACGTCATAGCCAAAAGAGCTGGAAGTCTAGTATCACATCGAGTGTCCATTACACGAACAAATTTTCTGTTTGGTTTCCGTTCATTCAGTAACTACCAGCAAGACTGTTAACGCAgttttagtaatgataataatcatagaCACTTAAGTCTCGAATAGTCACTGTACTCACCAGCACCGTTTGCTTCATTGTAGTACTATTGGTCGTAGTAGTATAAGTCGGGATTtccctttggaacggctcctttCGCAGTGGCTGAAGATGGAGTTGTGTGATGACACTGGCCAGTCCACTGTCTATTTATATACCCAATGTTCCAGGACCCTTCACTTCGAGGGGATGTCCCTCTTTCCCCTTCATAGTACTactacttttcctcctcctccttcctccgtatcctccttctcctcctctttacCTTCCTCCTCCCTGGGTACTCCTAGTGTTCTCATTGCTGAAAGATTCTCTCGTAGAGAAAGTCAGGACGTGTTTTCAGAAGACATAAAAAGAATTAACAGGCTTCGGTTTTTTCCTCAATTTGTAGTTCTTGTTGCCAGCTGAGAAAAGCCTCACCAAGTGAGAGTTTTTTGTTCATaaggaaatttttctttgattcgCAGTGACTGTTTTGATTAACATTTTCTTCAAATGTTGTCATCATCAATGCGTTTTGCAAGATATCACTTTCGTTATTCAAAATTACGTCTTGCGAAGTATTTATTTAGTGCATCTTGTGCTTTGAAAACTCCCCTGGAGTAATATTACGTCTCAAAACATTTGCTTCAAGATCATGTTACTTGCAATATCATTTCAGCAAAGAACGATGTTAAAGAATGGTAAATAACCAACACTTCTACGTTGACAATGGAGCCACTAAATTAATGTTCCAGAGTTATTATTTTTGAAACGCTTGATATAAATTCAGTAGTAATTGATTGAACATCTCTGTATGAGAAATGAATGTCTTTAGATAACAGCTGGTACTCGTAATAAGGCTTCGTCATTGTATATACATTGCTTTGGAACGTTTGCAGAAGTCGCCAAAGTCAGTACAGAAGGATGCAGAATTCTGTTACATCAAGGCAAATAGACAGAAAATCCCTTATGTTGTAATCCTCGCAGAAGTCGCCAAAGTCAGTACAGAAGGATGCAGAATTCTGTTGCATTAAGACAAATAGACAGAAAATCCCCCTTGTTTCTTATCTGCAAAGAACGAAATTATTGCCTTCAGACAATACGCATTAAAATGCAGAGCACTGGACCTggacatcataataataataataataataataataataataataataataataataataataataataataataataataataataataattattattattattattattattattattattattattattattattattataatcgacTTATTTCAAGGAATTCCTGAAAGAGGCAGATTCTATCTGAGCTgagcacgcagagagagagagagagagagagagagagagagagagagagagagagagagagagagagagagagagagagagagactctaacaATCTGATGAAGAATCTTTAAAAGAGCTTAGTTGTCTCACCTTGAAGTCAATAGAAAgaacaaataactaaatagagagatttatttgttcaataaaagaagcaaacaagaaatgtttcttcttcttcttcttcttcttcttcttcttcttcttcttcttcttcttcttcttcttcttcttcttcttcttcaccagaTTCTCTATGcaaaggggtcggttgccttgatgCAGCTTTCCTATTGAAAGCGTCTTCAGCCACTTAACCCTTCTTTCCCAAATCCTCCCTCACTTTATCACTGAATCTAATCCTTTCCCTCCCATCTTTTGACCTTCTGCATCCTACAGGTACTATCTACACCTTCTATACTCCTTCCTCGTCCTTACCACTATCCCAATCTATCCTCTCACGAGTAATGTCTCCAGCATCCTCTtagatctttattttcagtttatttggaaTCCTTTAGTCAAGCGCTGTCTCTGCCACCTCCCTTCATTTCCAACAAGCTGTTCTTTCATCCTACATTCAACCTTCCAGCTCGCTGGACGCCGTTAAActtcagttttacccaaattTACCTTCAATACTACCCCTTTCGAGAGATTTCCACCACTCTCTTACCTTCTCTACCCTTCTTTGCAATATATAACAATTCCCAATAGATTTTCATTCCTATTCCCTTCACTCAATGCCTTCATGATCAGTGCAGACAAAAATAGGCTAGGCCTAAGTGCCGATCCTCGATGTAAACCAACTTTAACTTCAAACATTTACATTCATTTGAACCGACCTAACCAATTTTTCTGTCACTTTCCTCTTTCTCAAGCACCAAACCACTGCTTTTCTTGGTATCCTATCAAATGCGTTCTGTAGGCCTATAAGAGGATGGTAGTCTCCGATTAGCTTTCAGCCTCTTTGCTCGTAATTGTCTCAACTGTTGCTTTTGCTGCAATGAAACCGTATATTGCTGTGCACAGATCTTCACAATCACCCTACTCTCTCATCCagtagtctttaaaaaaaaaaaaagttatgtttgTCTGCTGCCGCCACAATCACACTCCGTAATACCTTCCATCTAATTACGTATTCTGGGACATTTTTCTGACTGACCGGGACGGCCAGGACAAGGCCTCAAATCCGGGACGAATCCAGGCCAAACCGGGATGTATGGTAACCCAAATCATATGTAATGTCCTAGTACAGAAATAGCAATGCACTGTAATAAATTTGCTACTtgtattaaaaagatattattataactatttctaTTAAACAAGTTAGATTATGGAGTGTTTTGGCCTGATGATCAGGTGCTGTTTGTATAAGGGCGTAGGTTGGAAGAAGCTAAAACATACCGTCACTCAAGAACGACGTCACGACCCCCAGAAAAGCGGCTGGCgacccccaggttgaaaacctctGACTTATATACgcagttggggaaaactcgctggcatgcaagcagttagcttgcccaggcaattcgttgggtgcagttgctctcaggttccaacttattttagacttgtgtggACTAGTGGGCAGCGcatttgcctttcaattgaaagatctgggttcgatcctgatgtgagtcagaaatttatttctgttccacacgtgattgtgttgattatatatatatatatatatatatatatatatatatatatatatatatatatatatatatagatatatatatagatatatatatatatatatatatatatatatatatatatatatatatatataatatgtatctctctctctctctctctctctctctctctctctctctctctctctctctctctctatatatatatatatatatatatatcattatttacatgACACTTTCTTTTATAGATGCCATGGAGTAGGAATTCTGTCTGGCTACTACTCTCTCGTAAGCAGTCACACATGTAAATAATCATACTTCTAAGTAATCATACTTGTAATTAATTATACTGGCAAGTAATCACACTTGTAAGTAATCTTACTGGCAAGTAATCATACTGACAAGTAATCATACTTCTAAGTAAACATACTTACTGTATAAGTAATCATACTGGCAAGTAATCATACTGGTAAGTAATCACACTTGTAAGTAATCATACTTGCAAGTAATCATACTTTTAAGTAATAGTACTTGTAAGTAATCATACTTCTAAGTAATCATACTTCTAAGTAAGCGTACTTATTAGTAATCATACTGGCAAGTAATCATACTGGTAAACAATCACATTTGTATGTAATCACACTTGTAGGTAATCATATTTGTAAGTAATCATACTTCTAAGTTAACATACTTATAAGTAATCACACTGGTAAGTAATCATACTTCTAAATAGCCATACTTATAAGTAATCATACTGGCAAGTAATCATACTGGTAAGTAATCACACTTGTAAGTAATCATACTTGTAAGAAATCATAATTCTAAGTTAACATACTTATAAGTAATCACACTGGTAAGTAATCATACTTCTAAGTAACCATAATTGTAAGTAATCACACTTGTAAGTAATCACACTTGCCAGTAATCATACCTGTAAGTAATCATACTGGTAAGTAATCATACTTCTAAGTTAACATACTGGCAAGTAATCATACTGTTAAGTAATCATACTTCTAAGTTAAAACATACTGGCAAGTAATCATACTGGTATGTAATCCTACTTCTAAGTAGTCATACTTATAAGCAACCATGCCTGTGCATTCCATTAAATTGTTCAGCAAGATGCAAATTCTTCCCTGTTACCGATCAGCCGtgattaattatctatttatctatttacttatctgcttatttacttaattatctatttattagtcattcattgatttatttatctgtttatctatgttCATTTATCCCCACAATACCAGATAGTGATTCACTGTCATCTAAAAGGTTTTAAGCAGAATGGTGAATCATCAAGTtggtctttttattatatttattatacctTTGGTGTCTTTATGACTTTACCAGAAGAATATAAACGATAGAAGCCATAAAGGTAAGGAAACCATAAGGGAGAATTAGGAGAAGTGTACAAAGAAGGAAGGGATATATTCAGTTgtaaaagaacaatgaaatagGAAATTAAGAGACTCTTtttgatgtatattatattaGATAAAGATCAACAGCTTTaaccatatatattattatttcatttttagctaTAGGCGTAGTATTTAGGCCTTCAAACAGAATTttaatcaacaaacaaacatcagTGAGAGAGACGAAATGGGTCAGTTTTCAGTTGAGTATTAAAGGAGTCAAATAATACTCTCGTTTAAGGAGGGGTGTACAGACCACTTGGGGTAGAGGAACCACCACCACCGGAGATAACACTGCCACCGGAAGTTCCAAAGCTTCCACCGCTGACAGGGCCTCTAAATCCTCCGGAAATGCTTCCACCTCCGACTGACCCTCCAAAACCACCACCGACGCTTCCAGGAATACCGCCAGAGCTGCCTCCGGCAAACGCTCCTCCTGATCCACCACCAATGACCTGACCGACTCCTTGGTGGACAGCGCTGCTGAGGGCACTCTGGAGATCAACACCTCCTGGAAGAGTTGGGTTCTGGCCGTCGCCGACGTTGACAAAGTAGACTTCAGGCTGGCTCTTGGGTGGTGCTGGAACTTGGATGACCTTCTGTCCACCTGCTGCAGTGCCCTTGTTGAGGACATAGACGACGTTCTTCTGCTGGGGTGGAGGAACCACAATAGGGTCCTGTCCTACACCGCCCTCTGGAAGACGCACGAAGACGATGTTGTGTTCGACCTTAGGTGCTGGGATGTTAGGACGAGGGCCAGCAGATTGGGGCTGTGCTGGGACATTGTAGACGTAGACATTGCGTTCCACTTGGGGAGTTACGCAGCTTCCTCCATGAGCGACCTGTCCATCCCCACAAGAGATGGATCCATGGCCTGAGAAGGATCCACCAAAGGATCCACCACTCCCAAAACCGGAGGATCCGaaccctcctcctccaccgcTGGAGAAGCCTCCACTGGAAGAGCCTCCACTGGAGAAGCCTCCACTCGAGAACCCTCCACTGGAAAAGCCTCCACTGGTAACACCTCCACTTGAAAAACCTCCACTGCTGAAGCCTCCACCACTACCAAAGCCGGACGATACAAAACCTCCTCCAGTACTTCTTCCAGACGAAACAAAGGATCCACCACCAGTTCCTACTCCTGAGGAACCAAAGGACCCTCCTCCTGTACCAAAGCTCAATGATCCACCAGAAGTGCCGCGACCAGGCAGACTGTAGCCTTGCAGCGTGGACGATTCTGCTGCCACCAGCAGAGATACAAGTATCTGTAAACACGAATAACACAGTGGTGTTAAGATTCACTAGCACTTGCACTTTAAGGATGCATCTGGTGAAAGTGAGGAATCTAGAGATAAAGTGGGCACTTTGAAACAAAATATTCTAGTAAAATCAATAAACTGAACCGGTTGGATAACTGTTTCAAAGCAAAAGGATGAAATTGTTATCTAGAGATAGTTTTAAAACGAAATTCCCACCATATGCAAATAATTAGAGAGAATTACAGAGCATTACAATATGGGTACTACAAAACCATCATAATAATTGCTTGAGTCTTCTTCGAAAGTTAAAATACAGtgcttcatttcttaaaaatcGTACTGTTGTGGTCAACCCTTTCATCTATTGCTCCATGTACTATTCTTGAGCAGTGGAAAAgaggagcaataataataataataataataataatatcgccaAATAACAAGAAATTGGGGGCGGCAgtgtttctggagagagagtgtgtgtgtgtgtgtacaaagaaattaagttaaattgaatttatatgtGATTGCATGCTTGTGTATTTTCTCCAAACCAAATTCTAACAAGAATTTGCACAAGCGGGATTCGAAATACTAAATAATTTTGTCAGCTCGTAAGTCTTCACACTGTAAGACATATATTACGCTCCAGAATTTCCAAGCTGTCATATTTGCTAATAGTATATTATTTccggaaatataaaatttcttttgcgAGGAAATATACGTCATAGACAAAAAGAGCTGGAAGTCTAGTATCACATCGAGTGTCCATTACACGAACAAATTTTCTGTTTGGTTTCCGTTCATTCAGTAACTGACAGCAAGACTGTAAACGCAGTTTtagtaatggtaataattatCGACACTTAGTCTCGAAGAGTCACTGTACTCACCAGCACCGTTTGCTTCATTGTAGTACTATTGGTCGTAGTAGTATAAGTCGGGATTtccctttggaacggctcctttCGCAGTGGCTGAAGATGGAGTTGTGTGATGACACTGGCCAGTCCACTGTCTATTTATATACCCAATGTTCCAGGACCCTTCACTTCGAGGGGATGTCCCTCTTTCCCTTTCATAGTACTactacttttcctcctcctccttcctccgtaTCCTCCTAATCCTCCTCTTTACCTTCCTCCTCCCTGGGTACTCCTAGTGTTCTCATTGCTGAAAGATTCTCTCGTAGAGAAAGTCAGGACGTGTTTTCAGAAGACATAAAAAGAATTAACAGGCTTCGGTTTTTTCCTCAATTTGTAGTTCTTGTTGCCAGCTGAGAAAAGCCTCACCAAGTGAGAGTTTTTTTGTTCATaaggaaatttttctttgattcgCAGTGACTGTTTTGATTAACATTTTCTTCAAATGTTGTCATCATCAATGCGTTTTGCAAGGATATCACTTTCGTTATTCAAAATTACGTCTTGCGAAGTATTTATTTAGTGCATCTTGTGCTTTGAAAACTCCCCTGGAGTAATATTACGTCTCAAAACATTTGCTTCAAGATCATGTTACTTGCAATATCATTTCAGCAAAGAACGATGTTAAAGAATGGTAAATAACCAACACTTCTACGTTGACAATGGAGCCACTAAATTAATGTTCCAGAGTTATTATTTTTGAAACGCTTGATATAAATTCAGTAGTAATTGATTGAACATCTCTGTATGAGAAATGAATGTCTTTAGATAACAGCTGGTACTCGTAATAAGGCTTCGTCATTCTACATACATTGCTTTGGAGCGTTTGCAGAAGTCGCCAAAGTCAGTACAGAAGGATGCAGAATTCTGTTACATCAAGGCAAATAGACAGAAAATCCCTTATGTTGTAATCCTCGCAGAAGTCGCCAAAGTCAGTACAGAAGGATGCAGAATTCTGTTGCATTAAGACAAATAGACAGAAAATCCCCCTTGTTTCTTATCTGCAAAGAACGAAATTATTGCCTTCAGACAATACGCATTAAAATGCAGAGCATTGGACctggacataataataataataataataataataataataataataataataataataataataataat
The sequence above is drawn from the Macrobrachium rosenbergii isolate ZJJX-2024 chromosome 15, ASM4041242v1, whole genome shotgun sequence genome and encodes:
- the LOC136846429 gene encoding loricrin-like, whose amino-acid sequence is MKQTVLILVSLLVAAESSTLQGYSLPGRGTSGGSLSFGTGGGSFGSSGVGTGGGSFVSSGRSTGGGFVSSGFGSGGGFSSGGFSSGGVTSGGFSSGGFSSGGFSSGGSSSGGFSSGGGGGFGSSGFGSGGSFGGSFSGHGSISCGDGQVAHGGSCVTPQVERNVYVYNVPAQPQSAGPRPNIPAPKVEHNIVFVRLPEGGVGQDPIVVPPPQQKNVVYVLNKGTAAGGQKVIQVPAPPKSQPEVYFVNVGDGQNPTLPGGVDLQSALSSAVHQGVGQVIGGGSGGAFAGGSSGGIPGSVGGGFGGSVGGGSISGGFRGPVSGGSFGTSGGSVISGGGGSSTPSGLYTPP